The following is a genomic window from Methanobrevibacter sp..
GTAATGTTATGCTACTTTTATCAACATCTGCAATTGCATTACCAACAGTAGGTGAATTTTGGGCAACATAATACCCACAAATAATCGCCAAAACTATAATAACTAATATTGCTATCCATCTTTTATCCATAGTACCACCCTATTTTTTTCCAGATTCCGCACTTTTTACATAAGCATCGCAAACTTCGTTAGCTTCTCCTTCCATAACCAAATGTCCATTTTCAATCCATATACATTTATCACAAATGTCTCTAATCTGACTTATGGAATGTGAAACAAGTAATACAGTAACACCGTCTTTCATCATGGATCTTATTTTTTCAGAACTTTTTTTTCTAAATTTAATATCTCCAACAGATAGAATTTCATCAATAATTAGGATATCTGGTTCAACTAATGTAGCTATTGAGAAACCGAGTTTGGCTCTCATACCTGATGAATAATTCTTAACTGGATAATTGATGTATTCTCCAAGTTCTGAGAATTCAAGAATTTCATCATATTTATTGTTAATAAATTCTTCATCCATGCTTAAAAAAGCACCATTCAAATAGATATTATTCTTACCAGTATAATTTTTATCAAAACCTGCACCCAATTCCAATAATGGTGCAACTTTACCGTTAATACGAATATTGCCGTATGTAGGTTCATAGATTCCGGCTAAAATTTTTAAAAGTGTACTTTTTCCAGCTCCATTGAAACCAAGAATTCCAATACGGTCTCCTTTATAAACATTAAATGTGATGTCGTTTAAAACTCTTACTTTTTCTTTTTCTTTTTTATTTTGTTTAATAGTTCTAATAACATATTCTTTAAGAGTATCAATTTTATCTTTACTAACTTTAAACTCCATTGTTAAGTGCTCGACACTTATAGCAATCTCACTATCATTAGAAAGCAATTTATTTTCATTTTTTCTGAAAATATTTCTAATTTTTTCTATTAAACTCATGATAAAACCTGATTATAATTCTAATGCTAATTTCTTTCCGTAAATGTCAAATAAGAGTATTCCAATCAATAAAGTTGAAACTG
Proteins encoded in this region:
- a CDS encoding ABC transporter ATP-binding protein; translated protein: MSLIEKIRNIFRKNENKLLSNDSEIAISVEHLTMEFKVSKDKIDTLKEYVIRTIKQNKKEKEKVRVLNDITFNVYKGDRIGILGFNGAGKSTLLKILAGIYEPTYGNIRINGKVAPLLELGAGFDKNYTGKNNIYLNGAFLSMDEEFINNKYDEILEFSELGEYINYPVKNYSSGMRAKLGFSIATLVEPDILIIDEILSVGDIKFRKKSSEKIRSMMKDGVTVLLVSHSISQIRDICDKCIWIENGHLVMEGEANEVCDAYVKSAESGKK